A stretch of the Agromyces larvae genome encodes the following:
- a CDS encoding MOSC domain-containing protein → MQVTRLRVHPVKSFAGSDVRSARVEPWGLAGDRRWAVVDHDGATVTARERNGMLGLTAETLADGGVLLGGGGASDHALLPDAPLRVDPPVDAAPIPVGISRQGQALPAGDEADAWLSARIGQPVRLVWQPDPRRRPVNPAHGGLPGEHVSLADVGPLLLTSEASLAQLDRWTDDGTPPLDMLRFRPNVVIDGHEPFAEETWSHVELGPVRFRVVGVCDRCVMTTIDPVTLVRGKEPIRTLAKHRRRNGKTYFGVWLAPETTGEIAVGDTVVPSPA, encoded by the coding sequence ATGCAGGTCACGAGGTTGCGGGTGCACCCGGTGAAGTCGTTCGCCGGCTCCGACGTGCGCTCGGCGCGCGTCGAGCCCTGGGGGCTCGCCGGCGACCGCCGCTGGGCCGTCGTCGACCACGACGGCGCGACGGTCACGGCTCGCGAGCGCAACGGGATGCTCGGACTCACCGCCGAGACGCTCGCCGACGGCGGCGTCCTGCTCGGGGGCGGCGGAGCATCCGATCATGCCCTCCTGCCGGATGCCCCGCTGCGCGTCGACCCGCCCGTCGATGCCGCACCCATCCCGGTGGGCATCTCACGGCAGGGCCAGGCGCTGCCGGCCGGCGACGAGGCCGACGCCTGGCTGAGCGCCCGGATCGGGCAGCCGGTGCGGCTGGTATGGCAGCCCGACCCGCGTAGGCGGCCCGTGAATCCTGCGCACGGCGGGCTGCCCGGCGAGCACGTGAGCCTCGCCGACGTCGGGCCGCTGCTGCTCACGAGCGAGGCATCGCTCGCGCAGCTCGACCGCTGGACCGACGACGGCACGCCGCCGCTCGACATGCTGCGGTTCCGCCCGAACGTCGTGATCGACGGCCACGAGCCGTTCGCCGAGGAGACGTGGTCGCACGTCGAGCTCGGGCCGGTGCGCTTCCGCGTCGTCGGCGTGTGCGACCGCTGCGTGATGACGACGATCGACCCGGTCACCCTCGTCCGCGGCAAGGAGCCGATCCGCACGCTCGCGAAGCACCGGCGCCGCAACGGCAAGACCTACTTCGGCGTCTGGCTCGCCCCCGAGACGACGGGCGAGATCGCCGTCGGCGACACGGTCGTGCCGAGCCCCGCCTGA
- the gap gene encoding type I glyceraldehyde-3-phosphate dehydrogenase has product MTRIAINGFGRIGRNTLRALLERDVDLEVVAVNDLTEPKALAQLLKFDSTLGRLGRTVTVEGDEIVVDGRRIKVLAEREPANLPWAELGVDIVLESTGRFTSKEAASAHLAAGAKKVLVSAPADGADVTLAYGVNTDAYDPAVHTIVSNASCTTNALAPLAAVLDDLAGIEHGFMTTVHAYTQEQNLQDGPHRDPRRARAAGVNIVPTTTGAAKAIGLVLPNLDGKLSGDSIRVPVPVGSIVELNTVVSKDVTKDEVLAAYRAAAEGKLAGVLEYSDDPLVSSDITGNPHSSIFDAALTRVDGRHVKVVAWYDNEWGFSNRVIDTLLLLAA; this is encoded by the coding sequence ATGACCCGCATCGCCATCAACGGATTCGGCCGCATCGGACGCAACACGCTCCGTGCCCTGCTCGAGCGCGACGTCGACCTCGAAGTCGTCGCCGTCAACGACCTCACCGAACCCAAGGCGCTCGCCCAGCTGCTGAAGTTCGACAGCACCCTCGGCCGGCTCGGCCGCACCGTGACCGTCGAGGGCGACGAGATCGTCGTCGACGGCCGGCGCATCAAGGTGCTCGCCGAGCGCGAGCCCGCGAACCTGCCGTGGGCCGAGCTCGGCGTCGACATCGTGCTCGAGTCCACCGGCCGCTTCACCTCGAAGGAGGCCGCCTCGGCGCACCTCGCCGCCGGCGCGAAGAAGGTGCTCGTCAGCGCACCCGCGGACGGCGCCGACGTCACCCTCGCCTACGGCGTGAACACCGACGCCTACGACCCCGCGGTGCACACCATCGTGTCGAACGCGTCGTGCACCACCAACGCGCTCGCCCCCCTCGCGGCGGTGCTCGACGACCTCGCCGGCATCGAGCACGGCTTCATGACGACCGTGCACGCCTACACGCAGGAGCAGAACCTGCAGGACGGCCCCCACCGCGACCCGCGTCGCGCTCGCGCCGCCGGCGTCAACATCGTGCCGACCACGACCGGTGCGGCGAAGGCCATCGGCCTCGTGCTGCCGAACCTCGACGGCAAGCTGTCGGGCGACTCGATCCGCGTGCCCGTTCCGGTCGGCTCGATCGTGGAGCTGAACACCGTGGTGTCCAAGGACGTCACCAAGGACGAGGTGCTCGCGGCCTACCGCGCGGCCGCCGAGGGCAAGCTCGCCGGGGTGCTCGAGTACTCCGACGACCCGCTGGTGTCGAGCGACATCACCGGCAACCCGCACTCGTCGATCTTCGACGCCGCGCTCACCCGCGTCGACGGCCGCCACGTGAAGGTCGTCGCCTGGTACGACAACGAGTGGGGCTTCTCGAACCGCGTCATCGACACGCTGCTGCTGCTCGCAGCCTGA
- a CDS encoding 3-hydroxyacyl-CoA dehydrogenase: protein MKHITVLGTGVLGSQIAYQTAYRGYDVTAYDVSDQALEAARERFAKLAATYRAEVDGAADGAADAAIGRLALTADLADAVADADLVIEAVPEQLELKREVYTKLGALAPSRTIFATNSSTLLPSDLVEFTGRPANFLALHFANQIWVHNTAEIMGTPATDPAVTRAVVEFAESIGMVPIELKKEKSGYVLNSLLVPLLNAAGDLLVEGIAEPEAVDAVWRIGTGAPMGPFQIFDVVGLTTAYHISAAGGPQQQAFAKLLKERYLDQGKLGVATGEGFYSYR, encoded by the coding sequence ATGAAGCACATCACCGTGCTCGGCACCGGCGTGCTGGGCTCGCAGATCGCGTACCAGACCGCCTACCGCGGCTACGACGTGACCGCGTACGACGTCAGCGACCAGGCGCTCGAGGCCGCCCGCGAGCGGTTCGCCAAGCTCGCCGCGACCTACCGCGCCGAGGTCGACGGCGCCGCCGACGGTGCGGCCGACGCCGCGATCGGGCGGCTCGCCCTGACCGCCGACCTGGCCGACGCCGTCGCCGACGCCGACCTCGTGATCGAGGCCGTGCCCGAGCAGCTCGAGCTCAAGCGCGAGGTGTACACCAAGCTCGGGGCGCTCGCACCGTCGCGCACCATCTTCGCGACCAACTCGTCGACGCTGCTGCCGAGCGACCTCGTCGAGTTCACCGGTCGCCCCGCGAACTTCCTCGCCCTGCACTTCGCGAACCAGATCTGGGTGCACAACACCGCCGAGATCATGGGCACGCCCGCCACCGACCCGGCCGTCACCCGCGCCGTCGTCGAATTCGCCGAGTCGATCGGCATGGTGCCGATCGAGCTCAAGAAGGAGAAGTCGGGCTATGTGCTCAACTCGCTGCTGGTGCCGCTGCTGAACGCCGCCGGCGACCTGCTCGTCGAGGGCATCGCCGAGCCCGAGGCGGTCGACGCCGTCTGGCGCATCGGCACCGGCGCGCCGATGGGGCCGTTCCAGATCTTCGACGTGGTGGGCCTCACGACCGCGTACCACATCTCGGCGGCCGGCGGGCCGCAGCAGCAGGCGTTCGCGAAGCTGCTCAAGGAGCGCTACCTCGACCAGGGCAAGCTCGGCGTCGCGACCGGCGAGGGGTTCTACTCCTACCGCTGA